From the Colletotrichum lupini chromosome 10, complete sequence genome, one window contains:
- a CDS encoding Mch2p — translation MMISSELERQAPLPNEKSVSTGPILVPDSASLSEEQHDGNENLPPRDSGRAAWTSLIAISVIAMATWGFGATQGVFREYYFKTPPLQGNQLVASTGLLVVGLLQTLPPFLLKIITAYPHYRRYMMWSGMVLVVASSIGAAFSTTAVQVIMTQGLMYGFSSGLLFAPCLSFVDEWFLKRRGLANGIFFGAPNIAAAGLSPIFSVLLKRFGPRTTLIGWAVFTAVIISLGIIFVRPRRTSKSEMEAAARQSSSTTRVFRKPVFWLFVLSMTLQSLANNLPANYLPSYATDLGVSPEKGALLVTFLSLFGIIGQISLGALTDAIGPLIPMLLSTLVSSFAVFVVWGLGIYYWNMVITSILFGAFAFSFMVLRSHMAAIAVDDSERPAEELFVSGILLFTRGVIGVASGYIAAAVLQNSESIGVQPGYGAGKWRSFIILLGTTMTAATLGAFGLLKKRKTA, via the exons ATGATGATCTCGAGTGAGCTGGAGAGGCAGGCGCCGCTGCCAAATGAGAAGTCGGTGAGTACGGGACCAATCTTGGTGCCCGACTCTGCCTCACTCAGTGAAGAGCAGCATGATGGCAATGAGAATCTACCCCCTCGAGACAGTGGAAGAGCAGCTTGGACGAGCCTCATTGCTATCTCCGTCATTGCGATGGCAACCTGGG GCTTCGGAGCCACTCAGGGTGTGTTTCGAGAATACTACTTCAAGACTCCTCCTCTACAAGGGAATCAATTAGTCGCTTCTACAGGCCTGTTAGTAGTG GGCCTGTTGCAAACTCTGCCGCCGTTTCTACTCAAGATCATCACAGCCTACCCTCACTATAGACGCTACATGATGTGGAGTGGTATGGTGCTAGTGGTAGCATCTTCAATTGGCGCTGCTTTCTCGACTACT GCTGTGCAGGTCATCATGACACAAGGGCTCATGTATGGATTCTCGAGTGGCCTTCTCTTCGCACCTTGCTTAAGCTTCGTGGACGAGTGGTTCCTCAAGCGTCGTGGTCTTGCCAACGGCATATT TTTCGGAGCCCCCAACATCGCGGCCGCCGGTCTTTCTCCAATATTTTCCGTCCTGCTCAAGCGCTTCGGGCCTCGTACAACTCTGATTGGATGGGCTGTGTTTACAGCAGTGATCATATCACTTGGCATTATCTTCGTTCGCCCTCGACGTACAAGTAAATCGGAAATGGAGGCTGCAGCTCGACAATCATCGTCTACTACTAGAGTCTTCAGAAAGCCAGTGTTTTGGCTCTTTGTTCTTTCGATGACGCTGCAAAGTCTGGCAAACAATTTACCGGCAAACTACCTGCCCAGTTACGCCACGGACCTGGGTGTCTCGCCGGAGAAAGGCGCCTTGTTGGTCACATTCCTGTCGCTGTTTGGGATCATCGGTCAAATCTCGCTGGGAGCCTTGAC AGATGCGATCGGACCGTTGATACCCATGCTGCTTAGCACCCTCGTCAGCAGCTTTGCAGTCTTCGTTGTATGGGGATTGGGTATATACTACTGGAATATGGTGATCACTTCGATCTTATTTGGGGCATTTGCTTTTAGCTTCATGGTTCTGCGAAGCCACATGGCGGCAATTGCGGTTGATGATTCCGAGCGGCCGGCCGAGGAACTCTTCGTTTCCGGCATTCTCCTATTTACCAGAGGTGTCATAGGTGTGGCGTCAGGCTACATAGCTGCGGCTGTTCTTCAAAACAGCGAGAGTATTGGAGTGCAGCCTGGGTACGGCGCTGGAAAGTGGCGATCATTCATCATTCTCCTGGGGACGACAATGACCGCAGCTACCCTAGGAGCCTTTGGTCTATTAAAGAAACGGAAGACAGCTTGA
- a CDS encoding cysteine dioxygenase: protein MHPLDLDWRQHLSKLFTMPHSEDTISLKHLGKFDELVKALKDALGSSGLTCDDIDLDLLMDLMKNYTSDEKEWGAFAFANPSMAYTRNLVDEGNGKSNLLVLVWTPGKGSPIHSHSNAHCLMKILKGSLTETRYDFPQDSNRGTDSAALNDTNDSMHVALESVYTENHVAYMSDDQGVHKMWNNSNDFAVSLHLYTPPNIVKNGCYVFDAETGEGTLVKNCEYYSIHGHRDTDALASVTKKLAPSLL, encoded by the exons ATGCACCCTCTTGATCTTGACTGGCGTCAACACTTGTCCAAGCTTTTTACAATGCCGCATTCTGAAGACACAATTAGCCTCAAACATCTTGGCAAGTTCGATGAGCTTGTGAAAGCTCTTAAAGACGCTCTCGGTTCTTCGGGGCTGACCTGTGATGATATCGACCTTGACTTGTTGATGGATCTCATGAAGAATTATACCAGCGATGAGAAAGAATGGGGAGCTTTTGCATTTGCCAATCCCAGCATGGCATATACCCGAAACCTCGTAGATGAGGGTAACGGCAAGAGTAACTTG TTGGTCCTCGTCTGGACACCCGGAAAGGGAAGCCCCATCCACAGTCATAGCAACGCGCACTGCTTGATGAAGATCCTCAAAGGAAGCCTGACGGAGACACGCTACGACTTTCCTCAGGACTCCAACCGGGGAACCGACTCAGCCGCCTTGAATGATACCAATGATAGCATGCATGTGGCTTTGGAATCAGTTTACACAGAGAACCATGTGGCCTACATGAGCGACGACCAGGGTGTGCACAAGATGTGGAACAACAGCAATGATTTTGCTGTCTCGCTCCATCTCTACACGCCGCCCAATATTGTCAAGAATGGCTGCTACGTCTTTGACGCAGAGACTGGGGAGGGAACCCTTGTGAAAAACTGCGAGTACTATTCCATTCATGGCCACCGAGATACAGACGCGCTGGCCAGTGTAACAAAGAAACTGGCACCATCTCTACTTTGA